In candidate division KSB1 bacterium, a genomic segment contains:
- the cas6 gene encoding CRISPR system precrRNA processing endoribonuclease RAMP protein Cas6, protein MVTLPELTFAQYQCRLQAVDDLRLAPYKGSTLRGAFGHAFRRVACVEPRRATCQGCVLTGTCPYSRVFESPAMGTLPRFLRGVDRAPHPFVIEPPLAEQQDVPAGGEVVFGLTLFGSACDLLPYFILTFRELGRCGIGKGRGRCTVRSVAARTQAGWQDIYDGKSGTLANLDARQRPPESTAAASALTLRFLTPTRIKHRGHLTDRLDFRLLVFHLLKRASELAHFYCPQAAVQWDFAPALALAAEVTTCAHSLRWVDWERWSNRQQTRMKLGGIVGEISFAGPLGPFLPLLRLGEVMHVGKGTSFGLGKYELHQHP, encoded by the coding sequence ATGGTGACGCTCCCAGAGCTGACGTTTGCCCAATACCAGTGCCGGCTGCAGGCGGTTGACGACCTTCGCCTCGCCCCATACAAAGGCTCCACCCTGCGCGGCGCCTTCGGCCATGCCTTTCGCCGGGTGGCGTGCGTGGAACCTCGCCGCGCCACGTGCCAAGGCTGTGTGCTCACGGGCACCTGCCCCTACAGCCGGGTGTTCGAATCCCCGGCCATGGGCACGCTGCCCCGCTTCCTGCGCGGCGTGGACCGTGCCCCCCACCCCTTTGTGATCGAGCCGCCCCTGGCCGAGCAACAGGACGTGCCCGCCGGCGGCGAGGTCGTGTTCGGCCTCACCCTGTTCGGCAGCGCCTGCGACCTGCTGCCGTACTTCATCCTCACGTTCAGGGAGCTGGGGCGCTGCGGCATCGGCAAAGGGAGGGGGCGATGCACCGTGCGCAGCGTTGCCGCCCGCACCCAGGCCGGATGGCAGGACATCTACGACGGGAAGAGCGGTACCCTGGCCAACCTGGACGCCAGGCAACGCCCGCCCGAATCCACCGCGGCAGCCTCCGCCCTCACCCTGCGCTTCCTCACCCCGACCCGCATCAAGCACCGCGGCCACCTCACCGACCGGCTTGACTTTCGCCTGCTGGTCTTTCACCTGCTCAAGCGCGCCTCGGAGCTGGCACACTTCTATTGCCCCCAGGCTGCGGTGCAGTGGGACTTTGCACCGGCCCTGGCCCTGGCAGCGGAGGTCACTACCTGCGCCCACTCGCTGCGCTGGGTCGATTGGGAACGGTGGTCCAACCGCCAGCAGACGCGGATGAAACTGGGCGGCATCGTGGGCGAAATCTCCTTCGCCGGCCCCTTGGGGCCATTCCTGCCTCTGCTGCGCCTGGGGGAAGTGATGCACGTGGGCAAAGGCACCTCATTTGGCCTGGGCAAATATGAACTGCACCAGCACCCATAG
- the csm5 gene encoding type III-A CRISPR-associated RAMP protein Csm5, with amino-acid sequence MSTTTYTITCLSPVHIGTNMKYDRFTATFHQGTWYVIDLDRVLAGGADAEELARDMAERTFSWAAWLKEHDLRPQQVSLYALPCPEDPGETPVLEAIKDAYGRPYVPGTSLKGALRRALLWHLISNNDDHRRLVQRYLRICLRRREILNALGTSPDFRPERVQRALAQVFGLQQNDAQEWQKTLYLLLEVRPGSVPEQRDNKRLAATLERLGKSREWLAQKIERAVLGKDPKYDLLRALQVLDSEPLPAERLTVGLVWTYTLRDGHLVEKRDQEGQYKNYAEWLPPGTATTVQVRLDEFLFSPAARELGLAGERERVIRSLAGACNASAQRLITAEKEFFSQHGRQSLRDFYAQLEASLAGLPEGAFLLNLGWGSGWQAKTIGDLVRAALGEETFEELRRSYGVGRHPQTKQFSKPFPKTRRLAYQAGAPVWPLGWVQLTPTAGTTR; translated from the coding sequence ATGAGCACAACAACCTACACCATCACTTGCTTGAGCCCGGTGCACATCGGCACCAACATGAAGTACGACAGGTTCACGGCCACTTTCCACCAGGGCACATGGTACGTGATCGACCTGGACCGGGTGCTGGCCGGCGGCGCGGACGCCGAGGAGCTGGCCCGCGACATGGCCGAGCGCACGTTTTCCTGGGCAGCGTGGCTCAAGGAACACGATCTCCGCCCTCAGCAGGTTAGCCTTTACGCCCTGCCTTGCCCGGAAGACCCAGGTGAGACGCCAGTGTTGGAAGCGATCAAGGACGCATACGGACGCCCGTACGTGCCAGGAACCTCGCTCAAAGGGGCCCTGCGCAGGGCGCTCCTGTGGCACCTGATCAGCAACAACGATGACCACAGGCGCCTTGTCCAGCGCTACCTGCGGATCTGCCTCAGGCGGAGGGAAATCCTCAATGCCCTGGGCACGTCGCCGGATTTTCGACCTGAGCGCGTGCAGAGGGCGCTGGCCCAGGTCTTCGGCCTGCAGCAGAACGACGCGCAAGAGTGGCAGAAGACCCTCTACCTGCTCCTTGAGGTGCGACCAGGTAGCGTGCCGGAGCAGCGCGACAACAAGCGGCTGGCAGCAACCCTCGAGCGTCTCGGCAAGAGCAGGGAGTGGTTAGCCCAAAAGATCGAGCGCGCCGTGCTGGGCAAGGACCCCAAGTATGACCTGCTCCGCGCCCTCCAGGTGCTGGACAGCGAGCCGCTCCCGGCCGAACGTCTGACCGTGGGGCTGGTCTGGACCTACACGCTGCGCGATGGGCACCTGGTGGAGAAGCGCGACCAAGAGGGCCAGTACAAGAATTACGCGGAGTGGTTGCCGCCTGGGACCGCGACCACGGTGCAGGTCCGCCTGGACGAGTTCCTCTTCTCACCAGCCGCCCGCGAGCTCGGCCTTGCCGGCGAACGCGAACGGGTGATCCGCTCCCTGGCTGGCGCCTGCAATGCCTCCGCACAGCGCCTGATCACCGCGGAGAAAGAATTCTTCTCACAGCACGGCCGGCAGAGCCTCCGCGACTTTTACGCGCAGCTGGAGGCGTCCCTCGCCGGGCTCCCCGAAGGCGCTTTCCTGCTCAATCTTGGCTGGGGCAGCGGCTGGCAGGCAAAAACAATTGGCGACCTGGTGAGGGCGGCCCTGGGCGAGGAAACATTCGAGGAGCTGCGCCGCAGCTACGGCGTGGGCCGACACCCGCAGACCAAGCAGTTCAGCAAGCCCTTCCCCAAGACCAGGCGGCTTGCCTATCAAGCAGGGGCCCCGGTTTGGCCCCTGGGCTGGGTGCAGCTGACGCCCACTGCCGGCACCACACGGTAA
- the csx2 gene encoding TIGR02221 family CRISPR-associated protein — translation MKLITFLGTNRYDQVTYTWGQKEHTTNLFPEALAHWLQPQEMLVALTAEARASANWAELQRRLAGKVSLNALDIPTGRSEQELWEIFDVLTARFGPGDEIAFDITHAFRSLPVLSLLAAAYLQAAKGVRLCHLLYGCYEARQDGRAPVFDLTPFLELLQWLAAADLFQHSGDARRLAPLVKQAHRRPWSSGLATQEDLPRHLESVAACLDALSRALLLARPRDVAPAAQGLAQRLSQVEREANLWARPFAVLLAAVSATYAPFARDTLAMQRDLVQWFVERGHVFQAVTLAREWLVSWACVQLGKDCIADRSVVEATLNSLSRRAPESKAPELLVQALKSLPSAKKLCAAWSAVAELRNDIAHCGFRKSPRSMSAIARHAAKLPQRLQDLPLPEEPAQ, via the coding sequence ATGAAGCTCATCACGTTTCTCGGCACGAACCGCTATGATCAGGTCACGTACACGTGGGGCCAAAAGGAGCACACCACCAACCTCTTCCCTGAGGCTCTGGCGCACTGGCTCCAGCCGCAAGAGATGCTGGTGGCCCTCACCGCTGAGGCGCGCGCCAGTGCCAACTGGGCAGAGCTGCAACGGCGCTTGGCGGGAAAGGTGTCCCTGAACGCCCTGGACATCCCCACCGGCAGGAGCGAGCAGGAGCTGTGGGAGATTTTTGACGTCCTGACCGCACGATTCGGGCCGGGCGACGAGATCGCCTTTGACATTACCCACGCGTTCCGTTCCCTGCCCGTGCTCTCGCTGTTGGCTGCGGCGTACCTGCAGGCGGCAAAGGGTGTGCGCCTGTGTCATCTCCTGTACGGCTGCTATGAGGCGCGACAAGACGGTCGTGCCCCAGTATTTGACCTGACACCTTTCTTGGAACTGCTGCAGTGGTTGGCCGCCGCCGACCTGTTTCAGCACAGCGGCGATGCCCGCCGCCTCGCCCCCTTGGTGAAGCAGGCGCACCGCCGGCCATGGAGCTCAGGCTTGGCCACGCAGGAGGACTTGCCGCGCCATCTGGAAAGTGTGGCCGCATGCCTGGACGCGCTCTCGAGGGCCTTGCTCTTGGCCCGCCCACGCGACGTCGCCCCCGCGGCGCAGGGCCTTGCGCAGCGTCTTTCCCAGGTGGAAAGGGAGGCAAACCTGTGGGCTCGCCCCTTTGCCGTATTGCTGGCAGCAGTCAGCGCCACGTACGCGCCCTTCGCCCGCGATACCCTCGCCATGCAACGCGACCTGGTGCAATGGTTCGTGGAGCGAGGCCATGTGTTCCAGGCGGTAACACTGGCGCGGGAGTGGCTGGTCTCTTGGGCCTGTGTGCAGCTGGGCAAAGACTGCATCGCCGACCGCAGCGTGGTGGAGGCGACGCTGAACTCGCTCTCCCGACGCGCGCCGGAGAGCAAAGCCCCTGAACTATTGGTCCAGGCCCTAAAGTCCCTGCCAAGCGCAAAAAAGCTGTGCGCGGCCTGGAGCGCCGTAGCCGAGCTGCGCAATGACATCGCGCACTGCGGATTCCGCAAGAGCCCCCGCAGCATGAGCGCCATCGCCCGCCACGCTGCAAAGCTCCCGCAGCGCTTACAGGACTTACCACTACCCGAGGAGCCCGCGCAATGA
- the csx15 gene encoding CRISPR-associated protein Csx15 encodes MTLINFGHPLTQDHLAAIARLVGQELVQTVEVKTHFDHQRPFAEQAKALVDAVGFTSEQWQTTPLVVNLPGLGTIAALLVAELHGRCGYFPAVVRLRPSPGSTPPRFEVAEILNLQAVRDAARATR; translated from the coding sequence ATGACGCTGATCAACTTTGGCCATCCACTCACGCAGGACCACCTGGCCGCCATCGCGCGGCTTGTGGGCCAAGAGCTGGTGCAGACGGTGGAAGTCAAGACCCACTTCGATCATCAGCGCCCTTTCGCCGAACAGGCCAAAGCACTGGTGGACGCCGTAGGGTTTACCTCCGAACAGTGGCAAACCACGCCGCTGGTGGTGAACCTGCCCGGGCTGGGCACCATTGCCGCGCTGCTGGTGGCGGAGCTGCACGGGCGCTGCGGCTACTTTCCGGCGGTGGTGCGCCTGCGCCCCAGTCCCGGGTCCACGCCGCCGCGCTTTGAGGTGGCCGAAATTCTGAACCTGCAAGCGGTGCGCGACGCCGCGCGCGCCACGCGCTAA